The Mycolicibacterium smegmatis genome has a window encoding:
- a CDS encoding bifunctional 3-(3-hydroxy-phenyl)propionate/3-hydroxycinnamic acid hydroxylase, which translates to MTTEVVIVGFGPVGKLLAVQLGRRGHSVIVVDRNEASYPLPRAVTHCSDVARILQSVGLSPDKIPHITEPYDDMYRWRNGDNDTLLDVDWSGRGESGWYNTYFFNQPALEDALEAHVAGVDNVRVIRGWEATALRQCEDRATVAIRSASTGAEMTIDAEWVIGADGANSKVREWAGLGWHNDGYYFDWLVVDVKPSHELNFPHIAVQSCDHRRPATMVPGGPGRRRWEFMRLPHESREELNTDAKAWELLAPFGVGPGNARLERHAVYTFKACWADRWRDGRVLVAGDAAHLMPPFAGQGLGAGMRDAMNLSWKLDAVLRGRADAGLLDTYGSERLHHAVAFVKFSTSLGQVICITDEHEAAARDERMIADWRAGMAPPAPPRPGLGAGLHVGEAGGTLARQGRIRMGSAEPTLFDDALGGPGAVITRTAATLAEISPDVRSGLADLGMASVALAGTPSAGIVVADDVDGTYRAWLDELGADTVVIRPDFHVYGAGPADRTHDLITGLLTSVSGQSVVSAHPVSR; encoded by the coding sequence ATGACCACAGAAGTCGTGATCGTCGGCTTCGGCCCGGTGGGAAAGCTCCTCGCTGTTCAGCTGGGCCGCCGCGGCCATTCGGTCATCGTCGTCGACCGCAACGAGGCCAGCTATCCGTTGCCGCGCGCGGTGACCCACTGTTCGGACGTCGCACGGATCCTCCAGTCGGTCGGCCTGAGCCCGGACAAGATCCCGCACATCACCGAGCCCTACGACGACATGTACCGGTGGCGCAACGGCGATAACGACACCCTGCTGGACGTCGACTGGAGCGGTCGAGGCGAATCGGGTTGGTACAACACATATTTCTTCAACCAGCCGGCGCTCGAGGATGCACTGGAAGCACACGTCGCAGGCGTGGACAACGTTCGCGTCATCCGCGGATGGGAGGCGACCGCGCTGAGGCAGTGCGAGGATCGCGCGACTGTGGCGATCCGGTCGGCCTCGACCGGTGCCGAGATGACGATCGACGCCGAGTGGGTCATCGGCGCCGACGGCGCCAACAGCAAGGTCCGCGAGTGGGCCGGCTTGGGCTGGCACAACGACGGTTACTACTTCGATTGGTTGGTGGTCGATGTGAAACCGTCGCACGAACTGAACTTTCCGCACATCGCGGTGCAGAGCTGTGATCACCGGCGCCCGGCGACGATGGTTCCTGGGGGACCCGGCCGACGGCGGTGGGAGTTCATGCGTCTCCCCCACGAGAGCCGCGAGGAACTCAACACGGACGCAAAGGCGTGGGAGTTGCTCGCGCCGTTCGGAGTGGGCCCCGGCAATGCTCGACTGGAGCGCCACGCGGTGTACACCTTCAAGGCATGCTGGGCCGATCGATGGCGTGACGGGCGCGTGCTGGTCGCCGGTGACGCAGCCCATCTGATGCCGCCGTTCGCAGGCCAGGGCCTCGGTGCCGGCATGCGTGACGCGATGAACCTGTCGTGGAAGCTCGATGCGGTCCTGCGTGGGCGCGCCGACGCCGGACTACTGGACACCTACGGCAGCGAACGCCTGCACCACGCTGTGGCTTTCGTGAAGTTCTCCACCTCGCTGGGGCAGGTCATCTGCATCACCGACGAGCACGAGGCGGCCGCGCGCGACGAACGCATGATTGCCGACTGGCGGGCCGGGATGGCGCCTCCCGCGCCGCCGCGCCCCGGCCTGGGTGCGGGCCTGCACGTCGGCGAAGCGGGTGGCACGCTCGCCAGGCAGGGGCGGATCCGGATGGGTTCGGCCGAACCCACTCTGTTCGACGATGCGCTGGGCGGGCCGGGCGCCGTCATCACACGGACCGCGGCGACGCTGGCCGAGATCTCGCCCGATGTGCGTTCCGGCCTGGCAGATCTCGGGATGGCGTCGGTCGCGCTGGCGGGCACGCCGAGTGCAGGCATCGTCGTCGCCGACGATGTCGACGGCACCTACCGCGCATGGCTCGACGAACTCGGCGCCGACACCGTCGTGATCCGCCCGGACTTCCATGTCTACGGCGCCGGACCGGCCGACCGGACTCACGACCTGATCACCGGCCTGCTCACCAGCGTGTCCGGACAATCCGTGGTGTCCGCACACCCGGTGTCGCGGTGA
- a CDS encoding MFS transporter, whose protein sequence is MGSRNGSENGSEHTSPPAVGDQPPAVVRKAVAASAIGNATEWFDYGIYAYGVTYISAAIFPGDAGTATLLALMTFAVSFLVRPLGGFVWGPLGDRLGRKRVLAITILMMAGATLCVGLVPTYASIGIWAPITLVVLRMIQGFSTGGEYGGAATFMAEYAPTRKRGFLGSFLEFGTLAGFSLGALLMLGCSLVLGENDMQAWGWRLPFLVAAPLGLVGIYLRTRLEDTPVFRELAEKGGTEEQATKAFRDLIVEYWRPILRLAGLVVALNVVNYTLLSYMPTYLENEIGLSTDSSLVVPIIGMLTMMVFLPFAGRLSDRVGRKPLWWFSLAGLFVAGLPMFMLMGTGMAGAVIGFAVLGLLYVPQLATISATFPAMFPTHVRYAGFAIAYNVSTSLFGGTAPAVNEWLIGRTGDGLIPAYYMMAACVVGAIALISVPETSRCPINGTHIPGTAEAPRALSYHARPTAPA, encoded by the coding sequence GTGGGCTCCAGAAACGGCTCCGAGAACGGCTCCGAACACACCTCACCACCCGCCGTCGGCGATCAACCCCCCGCAGTCGTACGGAAGGCGGTGGCCGCATCGGCCATCGGCAATGCGACCGAGTGGTTCGACTACGGCATCTACGCCTACGGCGTCACGTACATCTCCGCGGCGATCTTCCCGGGCGATGCCGGGACCGCCACGCTGCTCGCGCTCATGACATTCGCGGTCTCGTTCCTGGTCCGGCCTCTCGGCGGTTTCGTGTGGGGACCGCTCGGTGACCGCCTGGGCCGCAAGCGCGTCCTGGCCATCACGATCCTGATGATGGCAGGCGCGACGCTGTGTGTCGGACTGGTCCCGACGTACGCGTCGATCGGGATCTGGGCGCCCATCACCCTGGTGGTGCTGCGGATGATCCAGGGCTTCTCCACCGGCGGTGAATACGGCGGCGCGGCAACCTTCATGGCGGAGTACGCACCCACCCGCAAGCGCGGATTCCTCGGCAGCTTCCTCGAATTCGGCACTCTGGCCGGATTCTCGCTGGGCGCGCTTCTCATGCTCGGGTGCTCACTGGTGCTGGGCGAGAACGACATGCAGGCCTGGGGCTGGCGCCTGCCGTTCCTGGTCGCCGCCCCGCTCGGGCTGGTCGGGATCTATCTGCGGACCCGCCTGGAGGACACCCCGGTTTTCCGGGAGCTTGCGGAGAAGGGCGGCACGGAGGAGCAGGCCACCAAGGCTTTCCGCGATCTGATCGTGGAGTACTGGCGGCCGATCCTGCGGTTGGCCGGCCTGGTGGTCGCGCTGAACGTCGTGAACTACACGCTGCTCAGCTACATGCCGACCTACCTGGAGAACGAGATCGGCCTGTCGACCGACTCGTCGCTGGTGGTTCCCATCATCGGCATGCTGACCATGATGGTGTTCCTGCCGTTCGCGGGCAGGCTGTCGGATCGCGTCGGACGCAAACCGCTGTGGTGGTTCTCGCTCGCCGGCCTCTTCGTCGCGGGCCTGCCGATGTTCATGCTGATGGGCACCGGTATGGCGGGTGCGGTGATCGGCTTCGCCGTGCTGGGCCTGCTCTATGTGCCTCAGCTGGCGACGATCTCGGCCACCTTCCCGGCGATGTTCCCCACCCACGTGCGGTACGCCGGTTTCGCGATCGCGTACAACGTCTCGACGTCGCTGTTCGGCGGAACCGCGCCCGCGGTCAACGAATGGCTCATCGGCAGGACGGGGGACGGTCTCATTCCCGCCTACTACATGATGGCGGCCTGCGTGGTCGGCGCCATCGCCTTGATCTCGGTTCCCGAGACCAGTCGGTGCCCGATCAACGGCACGCACATCCCCGGCACCGCAGAGGCGCCGCGGGCACTGTCCTACCACGCCCGCCCGACAGCGCCCGCCTGA